One part of the Dyadobacter sp. 676 genome encodes these proteins:
- a CDS encoding YfbU family protein, producing MIPQSISLVERQLLINQCRILSVIADEKERDLCEKRIEILEKGYTGLYPKVFSNLYEEVPMSVYSEISDIMKMYSRINESIRLLPDADRELLDLASLEFEGFDQDNGMHYYMMSYLVDRMDEHAEYKGRELKSHKNNSLIKYNRMLSVYFEYEKAKKLQYSSPDLQKFIDEVKSLAADNQQ from the coding sequence ATGATCCCTCAAAGTATTTCCCTTGTCGAAAGACAACTGCTGATCAACCAATGCAGAATCCTGTCGGTTATCGCCGACGAAAAAGAACGAGACCTCTGTGAAAAACGGATTGAAATCCTGGAAAAAGGCTACACCGGTCTCTACCCCAAGGTATTCAGCAACCTCTATGAAGAAGTGCCCATGAGCGTTTACAGCGAGATTTCCGATATTATGAAAATGTATAGCCGCATCAACGAGTCCATAAGGTTGCTGCCCGACGCGGACAGGGAGTTACTCGACCTCGCATCTCTGGAATTTGAAGGATTCGATCAGGATAATGGGATGCACTATTATATGATGTCGTATCTGGTGGACCGGATGGACGAACATGCGGAATATAAGGGACGCGAATTAAAGTCCCACAAAAACAATTCGCTTATCAAATACAACCGCATGCTTTCCGTGTATTTTGAGTACGAAAAGGCTAAAAAGCTGCAATATTCTTCTCCGGATTTGCAAAAATTTATCGACGAAGTCAAATCGTTAGCCGCTGACAATCAGCAGTAA